The nucleotide sequence CCGAAATAATCATCGTGACGTGATTTTTCACCGCAAACGTCAGGGCTCTTCGCACGCCTTCGGGGGAGGCGTCTTGCAGCAGAGACGCCAGCTCCGTTTCGACTTCCGGGTAATGGTCGAGATCGGGCTTGGCAGGACCGCGTATCCTCACACCCTCAAAAGCGCCCATGCGCGCGTAGTCGCTCAAATCGAGATTGGCGATGACCTGCTTGCGGATCGAAAAGGCGCCGCCGCTCGGGGCGGCCGGCGCCAGCACGCCCTGAAATCGCTCACCATGCGGCATGGCGGCGGACAGGAGCGGCGTCGAGGAGTTGACCGATTGCGAGGTGGCGGCGGCGACATGCTCCGCAAGCCGCCTTACCGCCGTTTCGGTCAGCTCTTCGACCTCGAACCGCTCCATCGCCGATTTGCCGAGGGTTTCGACCCAAACTTCTCCCGGCCCGTTGACGCAGATTTCGATGACGTCAGGGTTTTGTAACCATTGACGAATTGGCTCCGCCGCTTGGCGGAAGAACACCGGCAGGGACTCCCAAAGAGGGATCCCGATCGCCCCGCGCTCGTCTATTGGGGTGCTTGAGTTCATACAGCGCCTCTTTCACAGGGTCCGGATAGAGATCTTCGAAATCGAGATCGCGCTTCACGAAAACGATGATGCGCGTTCCCTGATCGACGTATATCGTCGGCGGAATGTGAATCTCGTCCTTCAGAGCCTCCTCGGCCATTTTCTGGACGCTCTGCGACATCGTTTGCGCGCCGATGCTGCGCGCGTTGAGCGCAATCTGATTTTGCGAGCTTCCACCCCCGATCGGGATCAGCGTCCCGGTCGTCGGATCGAAAGCGTAGGTCTGATTGCTGGCTTGGTTTTGATTGTTTTGTCCAAGCTGCGCGACGAATTGCGCCACGCCCCCCGTGATCGTCAGCAGCGCCGCATTGCCGAATCTGTCGAGGAAATGTTTGTCCACTTCGCCGGTCAGGCCGGAGCGCCCCAAACTGTCGGTTCCGTACGAGCCCAGCATCAGCGAGACGCCATCGGCGCGCAGCATCCGCGTCCACACGATGAAAATGCGCGACTGACCCCGATTGAGGCCCGAGCGATATTCGCCCGTCAGCATCGTTCCTTTGGGGATGAGCACACGCCGACCGTCGAAGGAATAGACGTCTTCGGTCGTCGTCGCTCGCACATTGCCCGGCAAATCCGAACTGATCGCCGTTTCCAATATGCCTTTGATCATGAAGCCCTGCGGCACGAGCGCATCCGTGCGATGATTCTTCGTGGCGCGCGCCCGAACAACGTCGTTTTCGGCGTTCTTGAGAAACCTGCGGTTGGCGTCTCCCTCCTTTTCTTCCGCTGTCAGATGTGCGGAACCGTCGACCGAAGCCGTTCCTTCCCGGTCGTTCACGACCAGCATGGGGGAGCGCAGTCGCGCCTCGCGCCTGGCCACCTCTTCCTTACGAAGCCTTTCCAATTCCGCCAGCCGGCGTGCTTCGCTGTCGTCCACGGGCGCTTGCTGGACCACAACTCCAGTCGGCGGCGCGACGACCGTCGCCGCCGCCGGTGGAGGCGGAGCAATGACAAATCTATTTTCCTCTGGCTTCGGCGGAGGCTTGTCGAAGGAAACGCCGGGTTGCAGCCTCGCCGTCGCGAAAGACTCTTCGCCGGCGTTTTGGGGCTTTCCCCCTTTTTTGGAAGAGGTGTACCAAACGAGACCGAGAATCAGCGCGAGGACCGCCGCCATCACCATCGCCACCATGACGCTCGGATTGGACGCTTGGCGCGTCACCGTTTCGTTCGCGAGTCGGCTTTCTTCGTCGAAATCGGCGGCCATCTTAAAACTCCAAGCCTCTCATTGTCCCAAGCTCGACAAGCCGTTGCTCGTCGGAGCGGAAAAAGGGTCGCTTCCCAGCACTTGCGTCAGGAGGCTCTTTTCTTCCGGTGCGTGAACGCCCTGCAGATTGGCTTGCACGTCGTTCTCTCGCGTTTTCGGTTCGGGGCGGCTCGAAGCGCGCAAATTGAAGACGCAGGCCGTTTCGTCGCCGTTGCGCATCGTCCACTGACCCGCCGTCTTGTCGACGACGATCATTTCGCCTTCACGCCGATAGTTCATCAGCGTTTCGCTGCGATCGGTGTTAACGACGAAAATTCCCGGAACCTCACCGGAGAAGCGAAAATACGTCTTCGTCCCATCGTCGAAGACATTTTCCGGTTTGAGGGTGACGCTCCCCTTGTAACTGTAGTCGAAATTGCGAACGCCCGAGCGCTTCGCGTTTCGCATGTTGGGAAACGACGCCAACTCGCGCGCCTTTTCCATGAGGCGCGCGTCGGCTTCATCCTCTGGATAGGTGAAGCGCACTTTGAAGACGACCCGATGCGCGGATTGCGAGTCCGCGCGCAGAATGAAGCTGTAAATGCGCTTGCGCGTCACGATGGTCATGTTCGTGACCGCGCCCTTATCGAGCGGCTTTATGAAGAGATAGCGCTTAGATTGATCCGGCACCGCCTGCCAGGCAAGCGAGTCGCCGAGAGCAACGGTCTCGATCTTCTCGTCCTCGCCAAGCACGACGATCGTGGAAACCCCGCGCGTTCCCCAAACCGTGACGACGTTGTCGCGCTCGAAAGGAACCGTGCGAATGCGTGAATCCGCGACCACCGGTGTTGGCGAGCGTTCTGCTCTCGCAGGAGGCGCGAGCGCCGTCGTCAAGACGACGCCGAGGCAAAGAATGCGCTTCATTGTTGTGGGGCCCCCGTCGTCGCGGGAATGACGGATTCTTGATCCTTACGATATTCGATCACCTGGAAGCCGAGCGGATTGTCGAAACGCCATTCGTTTTTCATCGGTTCGTTCGTGTAGCGAAAGCGCACGTTCGCCGCCCAATGCTGAACGATTTGCTCGCGCTCCGTAGTGCGCGTCGTCATGAAGCGCACGGCGGCCGTCGCCTGCGTTTTTGGGTTTTGCATCCAGCCGTTCGTCAGAAAGTTCACGCTCTTGACGTAGACCTTGATGCGTCCCGTCACTCCCCAAAGCTTCGCCGGATTGTCGGGATTGCCAGGGGAGTAGAGTTCGGTCAGCTCCTTGCTGGCCGTTGCCGCCGAAAGCAGAGACGCGAGTTCGAAATTGTCGCGTAGCGCCGGAGGGTCGTAGGTCTCGCGCGCCCGGATG is from Methylocystis heyeri and encodes:
- the virB11 gene encoding P-type DNA transfer ATPase VirB11, which produces MFFRQAAEPIRQWLQNPDVIEICVNGPGEVWVETLGKSAMERFEVEELTETAVRRLAEHVAAATSQSVNSSTPLLSAAMPHGERFQGVLAPAAPSGGAFSIRKQVIANLDLSDYARMGAFEGVRIRGPAKPDLDHYPEVETELASLLQDASPEGVRRALTFAVKNHVTMIISGGTSSGKTTFLNALLKEVPDSERVVSIEDTRELQPPQPNWLSLLASKGGQGLAQVSIQNLLEASLRLRPDRLFLGEIRGAEAATFLQAVNTGHPGSLTTLHADSCHGAFERLALMTLQSDLKLTKSEIMEYVRSVVPMVVQLRRRPTRGVSEIYFRGFAKKT
- the virB10 gene encoding type IV secretion system protein VirB10, which produces MAADFDEESRLANETVTRQASNPSVMVAMVMAAVLALILGLVWYTSSKKGGKPQNAGEESFATARLQPGVSFDKPPPKPEENRFVIAPPPPAAATVVAPPTGVVVQQAPVDDSEARRLAELERLRKEEVARREARLRSPMLVVNDREGTASVDGSAHLTAEEKEGDANRRFLKNAENDVVRARATKNHRTDALVPQGFMIKGILETAISSDLPGNVRATTTEDVYSFDGRRVLIPKGTMLTGEYRSGLNRGQSRIFIVWTRMLRADGVSLMLGSYGTDSLGRSGLTGEVDKHFLDRFGNAALLTITGGVAQFVAQLGQNNQNQASNQTYAFDPTTGTLIPIGGGSSQNQIALNARSIGAQTMSQSVQKMAEEALKDEIHIPPTIYVDQGTRIIVFVKRDLDFEDLYPDPVKEALYELKHPNRRARGDRDPSLGVPAGVLPPSGGANSSMVTKP
- a CDS encoding virB8 family protein yields the protein MTTDAGDGRPSPLVKGHYYEDGARWERDIYRRLELSRNSWRVVSVVLCLALFGALWSLLALIPLKSTEVVTLLVDKATGFVEVARPLEEGGPISQREAVTQAAIVRYIRARETYDPPALRDNFELASLLSAATASKELTELYSPGNPDNPAKLWGVTGRIKVYVKSVNFLTNGWMQNPKTQATAAVRFMTTRTTEREQIVQHWAANVRFRYTNEPMKNEWRFDNPLGFQVIEYRKDQESVIPATTGAPQQ
- a CDS encoding TrbG/VirB9 family P-type conjugative transfer protein, translating into MKRILCLGVVLTTALAPPARAERSPTPVVADSRIRTVPFERDNVVTVWGTRGVSTIVVLGEDEKIETVALGDSLAWQAVPDQSKRYLFIKPLDKGAVTNMTIVTRKRIYSFILRADSQSAHRVVFKVRFTYPEDEADARLMEKARELASFPNMRNAKRSGVRNFDYSYKGSVTLKPENVFDDGTKTYFRFSGEVPGIFVVNTDRSETLMNYRREGEMIVVDKTAGQWTMRNGDETACVFNLRASSRPEPKTRENDVQANLQGVHAPEEKSLLTQVLGSDPFSAPTSNGLSSLGQ